A genomic region of Macadamia integrifolia cultivar HAES 741 unplaced genomic scaffold, SCU_Mint_v3 scaffold1863, whole genome shotgun sequence contains the following coding sequences:
- the LOC122065031 gene encoding F-box protein SKIP23-like, translated as MERVERGAREESSIRSSWWSKLPMDLVVTISDRLDLYADYVRLRSVCKSWYSFLPKKSYHPSHNFPLLILHYHEKNCSNYHNGIFGLAKNNKLHFLRNLPDESLHNHRCKGSSHGWLVMSRSPKQPIYLYNPFTNTKLTLPPIHVFRLQKVILSSTPPADLIVAVALHGYEGKLIFARLGDEAWTGLKTESNEFSGFKDVLFHGNKLYAVQSDLKVYVFHIGVDLHIDSSSCSILQPQPEFEDEYLKPYYRFKYPIVPYLVESSSNDVLMVVRVIERNKIFVEFMPNCCITEFKRTTIRFMVFKWEGKRWMHVKSLGEDILFVGLPSSLSISSRDFPDDCRENYIYLIDVYRAYPQTESHFDKCIFSLKDDDCIEDSLLLLEDEDSWVAEFRHPPAWFTYIQPEAPNKEGSRM; from the coding sequence ATGGAGAGAGTGGAGAGAGGGGCGAGAGAGGAATCATCTATTAGATCATCATGGTGGTCGAAGCTTCCAATGGATTTGGTGGTGACAATCAGTGACCGGCTTGATCTTTACGCGGATTACGTTCGATTGAGGTCGGTATGCAAGTCATGGTACTCCTTCCTCCCTAAGAAGTCCTACCACCCATCCCATAActtccccctcttgattttacATTATCATGAGAAAAATTGCAGCAACTACCATAACGGCATATTCGGGTTAGCAAAGAATAATAAGCTTCATTTCCTCCGCAACCTTCCAGACGAGTCTCTTCACAACCATAGGTGTAAGGGTTCCTCCCATGGTTGGCTGGTTATGTCTAGATCCCCAAAACAACCCATATACCTTTACAACCCTTTCACCAACACCAAGCTCACCCTTCCACCCATCCACGTATTTCGTTTACAAAAGGTTATCTTATCATCAACTCCTCCTGCTGATCTTATTGTTGCCGTCGCCCTCCATGGCTATGAGGGAAAGCTTATTTTCGCTAGACTTGGAGATGAAGCATGGACTGGTTTAAAAACTGAATCTAATGAATTTAGTGGTTTCAAGGATGTCTTATTCCATGGGAACAAACTTTATGCTGTACAATCAGATCTGAAGGTTTATGTCTTCCACATTGGCGTCGACTTGCatattgattcttcttcttgctctATTCTCCAACCACAACCTGAATTCGAAGATGAATACCTCAAGCCTTATTATAGGTTCAAATATCCCATAGTGCCGTATTTGGTGGAGTCATCATCTAACGATGTGTTGATGGTTGTTCGGGTAATAGAACGTAATAAAATTTTTGTTGAGTTTATGCCGAATTGCTGTATAACAGAATTTAAAAGAACAACAATTCGGTTCATGGTTTTCAAGTGGGAAGGAAAAAGATGGATGCATGTTAAGAGCTTAGGTGAAGATATTTTGTTTGTGGGACTGCCTTCTTCTTTATCCATTTCTTCTCGTGATTTTCCCGATGATTGCAGAGAAAATTACATTTACTTAATCGATGTCTATCGTGCGTATCCCCAAACGGAATCTCATTTTGATAAATGCATATTCAGTTTAAAAGATGATGATTGCATTGAAGATTCGTTATTGTTGTTGGAGGATGAAGATTCCTGGGTTGCAGAATTTCGTCATCCACCTGCTTGGTTTACATACATCCAGCCCGAAGCCCCAAACAAAGAAGGATCCCGGATGTAG
- the LOC122065040 gene encoding serine/threonine-protein kinase STY8-like isoform X1 translates to MSRNSFSSFYENTAYQHFIVPFDVELDDELLINTDNLFISDEIGSGGASTVYQGWYDDDEVAIKFIQNYSRNNEEKENLENNITNEINIMYRMKHKNVTELIGASVRPGAITIVMELLKNGSLTDYFDHLNEIDEHLHLTKSIKFALDVSTTMEYLHKGGIIHLDLKSENLLLSDDKTTLKLADFGLAQDSSKVNEITAGKGTYKYMAPELFNREGKKYCSNKYDIYSFSIIFWELLTTKRVYDDEDISWVKNYVLNEEGRPSLECIPVQVIPLLERCWATEPDNRPEFTEIIEVLSDLV, encoded by the exons ATGTCAAGGAACTCCTTCAGTTCGTTTTACGAAAATACCGCTTATCAACATTTTATTGTCCCATTTGATGTTGAATTGGATGATGAATTACTGATCAATACTGATAATCTCTTTATCAGTGATGAGATTGGTAGTGGTGGAGCATCCACCGTCTACCAGGGATG gtatgatgatgatgaagtgGCTATAAAGTTCATACAGAATTATAGCAGAAACAATGAAGAAAAGGAGAATCTGGAAAACAATATAACAAATGAGATCAATATTATGTATCGaatgaaacataaaaatgtAACCGAg TTGATTGGTGCCTCTGTGCGTCCAGGAGCTATCACTATAGTGATGGAGCTTTTGAAAAATGGATCACTAACcgattattttgatcatttaaACGAAATTGATGAGCATCTACATCTAACAAAAAGTATAAAGTTTGCTTTGGATGTTAGTACAACCATGGAATATTTACATAAAGGGGGTATCATCCACTTGGACTTAAAGTCCG agaaTCTTCTTCTCTCGGATGATAAAACAACATTAAAGTTGGCAGATTTTGGGCTAGCGCAAGACTCTTCTAAAGTGAATGAAATAACTGCTGGGAAGGGCACATACAAATATATGGCTCCTGAG CTCTTTAATCGCGAGGGGAAGAAATACTGTAGTAACAAGTATGACATCTATAGTTTCTCGATCATTTTCTGGGAGTTACTGACAACCAAAAGGGTATATGATGATGAGGATATATCATGGGTGAAAAATTATGTTTTGAATGAG GAAGGAAGGCCTAGTCTAGAATGCATTCCAGTTCAAGTCATTCCTCTCTTGGAGAGATGCTGGGCAACCGAACCTGACAATCGTCCAGAGTTCACTGAAATTATTGAAGTTCTGTCTGATTTGGTTTAG
- the LOC122065040 gene encoding serine/threonine-protein kinase STY13-like isoform X2, with translation MGRKRAPFKAPCSGYLFFSDPALPWYDDDEVAIKFIQNYSRNNEEKENLENNITNEINIMYRMKHKNVTELIGASVRPGAITIVMELLKNGSLTDYFDHLNEIDEHLHLTKSIKFALDVSTTMEYLHKGGIIHLDLKSENLLLSDDKTTLKLADFGLAQDSSKVNEITAGKGTYKYMAPELFNREGKKYCSNKYDIYSFSIIFWELLTTKRVYDDEDISWVKNYVLNEEGRPSLECIPVQVIPLLERCWATEPDNRPEFTEIIEVLSDLV, from the exons ATGGGGAGGAAGAGGGCTCCATTCAAGGCTCCTTGCAGCGgatatcttttcttctctgatcCAGCCCTACCCTG gtatgatgatgatgaagtgGCTATAAAGTTCATACAGAATTATAGCAGAAACAATGAAGAAAAGGAGAATCTGGAAAACAATATAACAAATGAGATCAATATTATGTATCGaatgaaacataaaaatgtAACCGAg TTGATTGGTGCCTCTGTGCGTCCAGGAGCTATCACTATAGTGATGGAGCTTTTGAAAAATGGATCACTAACcgattattttgatcatttaaACGAAATTGATGAGCATCTACATCTAACAAAAAGTATAAAGTTTGCTTTGGATGTTAGTACAACCATGGAATATTTACATAAAGGGGGTATCATCCACTTGGACTTAAAGTCCG agaaTCTTCTTCTCTCGGATGATAAAACAACATTAAAGTTGGCAGATTTTGGGCTAGCGCAAGACTCTTCTAAAGTGAATGAAATAACTGCTGGGAAGGGCACATACAAATATATGGCTCCTGAG CTCTTTAATCGCGAGGGGAAGAAATACTGTAGTAACAAGTATGACATCTATAGTTTCTCGATCATTTTCTGGGAGTTACTGACAACCAAAAGGGTATATGATGATGAGGATATATCATGGGTGAAAAATTATGTTTTGAATGAG GAAGGAAGGCCTAGTCTAGAATGCATTCCAGTTCAAGTCATTCCTCTCTTGGAGAGATGCTGGGCAACCGAACCTGACAATCGTCCAGAGTTCACTGAAATTATTGAAGTTCTGTCTGATTTGGTTTAG
- the LOC122065042 gene encoding E3 ubiquitin-protein ligase RGLG2-like, whose product MGWNMDLIYNVMQVWAWEFIEKLDPPNLGTWGTEIRVQKWLWLQGYSNKMASGIFLGITEILSFGDANLIDIIFLIIFPPRYINLLGMGNTESADYSYDDEIRQRPPPYAGSSEYDQTWQQPPYTGSSEVHNYQNMWRQSTYIPDNFSSLDEVISALRDAGLQSSNLILGIDFTKSNEWTGKYSFNRRSLHTIGSIPNPYEQAISVIGRTLSPFDEDNLIPCFGFGDASTHDKYVFSFFTDHRPCHGFEEALARYREIVPSLKLSGL is encoded by the exons ATGGGTTGGAACATGGACCTTATATACAATGTTATGCAGGTTTGGGCATGGGAGTTTATTGAGAAGTTGGATCCACCTAACTTGGGAACTTGGGGTACAGAGATACGTGTTCAGAAATGGCTATGGTTACAGGGATACAGCAACAAGATG GCTTCAGGCATATTTCTGGGGATAACTGAAATATTATCGTTTGGGGATGCAAACCTTATTGATATAATTTTTCT GATTATTTTTCCACCTAGGTATATAAATCTCTTAGGTATGGGGAATACAGAATCAGCGGACTATTCATATGATGATGAAATTCGGCAGCGACCTCCTCCTTATGCAGGGAGTTCTGAATATGATCAAACTTGGCAGCAACCTCCTTACACAGGGAGTTCTGAGGTTCACAACTATCAGAACATGTGGCGGCAATCCACTTACATACCAGATAATTTCAGCTCTCTGGATGAG GTTATTTCTGCACTAAGAGATGCTGGTCTTCAGTCATCAAATTTAATCCTTGGTATTGACTTTACAAAGAGCAATGAGTGGACAG GTAAGTATTCATTCAATAGGAGAAGCCTCCATACAATTGGAAGCATTCCTAACCCATATGAGCAAGCTATTTCTGTAATTGGCCGCACATTGTCCCCTTTTGATGAGGATAATTTGATACCTTGTTTTGGATTTGGTGAT GCATCAACACATGATAAATATGTGTTCAGCTTCTTTACTGATCACCGACCTTGTCATGGTTTCGAGGAGGCCCTTGCAAGATACAGAGAAATTGTTCCTTCTTTAAAATTGTCAGGTTTGTaa